The nucleotide sequence CATCTGGAACGTCCTGGGCTCGCGATAGACGGCACCGGCAAAGCTGCCGGCGCCATCCGTTACTTGCGCGTCAATTGGCGTGCGCTCGCGCCACGCCAACACGCTGGTCGATTAGTCCTTGCCCATCGCCGCATCGGCGCTGACTGAGCCGCCGCCGGCTGTCGCGAGGTAGAGGCAGGCGAAGCAGAACAGGATCGCCGCGGTGCCGCCATTGAGCAGCGGCAGGAACACCGGCGTCTCGCCCTTGAGCATGTGGCCCATGAAGTAGGCGAAGGCCATTTCACCCGAGAGGATGAAGGCGGCGAGGCGGGTGAACAGGCCGATCATCAGGAGCGCGCCGAGCACGAGCTCGAGCGTACCGGCCGCATAGATCAGCGGCGGGATGTTCGCGAAGTAGGGCAGCACCGGAAACTTGAACAGCTTGGCGATGCCGTACTGGAACAGCAAGAGGCCGGTGATGAAGCGAAACAGGCTCAAGAGAACCGGTTGAAAGCGAGTGAGATAGGGAAAGTTCATTGGTTTGTGCCCTCCATCCAATGCTGCGACTTGGACCGTATTCAGTTCGGCCCCGCAAGCCACCCGGGATCAATTCCGTTCTGACATTTTCGTCATGTCGGGCAAAACACCGCACGCCCGGCCATCAGCCGCGCGCGATCCGTGTTTTTTGCACGCGTTCGCGCCGTGGCCGTCCGTAATTTTCCGGTAACGCGAACGAACTCAAGTTACCTCCGGGAGACCTACCGCCGCAAAGCAGGCACGATCAGGAACGGGATCATCCCGAGCACGACGCTCGCAAGTGCGAAAGCGAGCAGGGCGTTGTAGCCATGCGTCGCGTCATGGATCAGGCCGCCGCTCCAGGAACCGAATGCCGAGCCGAGACCGCTGCCGATCGAGATGGTGCCGTAGATGGTGCCGACCCGCTTGCCTTGGAAAATCCTCATCGCGGTGGCGCTGATCAGCGGACCGCGCGAGCCCATCATGCTGCCGAAGCAGACGACGAAGCCGGCGAGCAGAAGGATGCTTGGAGAGTACTGCAACAACCACAGCAGGATGATGCCGACGATCGAGATCGCGTAGCTCAGCAGCACCGACGGCCGGCGGCCGATCAAGCCGTCGAGCGCGGAGACCCCGAGCATGCCGAATACGAGCACGATGCCCGAAAAGCCCCAGGCGGTGGCGGCCTGGAGCGGCGGGAAGCCGGCATCGATCAGATAGGCAACGATCTGGGCTGCGATCGCATACATGCCGACCGCGGTGAAAAAGAAGGTCGAGAACAGCGCCCAGAAGGCGTGATGGCGCATGGCGCGGAGCAGCGTCCAGCCGTTGTCGACGAAGTCAGGATCGGTCTTCTTCACGACATGCGGCGAGCCCGCCGCGAACAGCCGCCACGGCAGCAGCATGAGCGGAATGAGCAGGCCCAGTGCCACGAAGCCGAACAGCTGATAGGTGTCGCGCCAGCCGATGCGATCGATCAGGAGCTGCGAGGCCGGCAGCAGCGCGAGCACGCCGCCGCCCATCGCCGAATACACCACCGACATCGCGGTCGGCAGGCGCGGCCCGAACCAGCGGCCGAGCAGGATCGAGTTCGGCACGATGCCGATGAAGGCGACGCCGATGCCGACGCAGAGGCCGATCGAGAGCTGGAACTGCCACAGATGCTGCGCGTGGGCCGCGATCAGGAACGCCGCGCCGAGCAGCAGCAGGCCAAACGCATACACGACGCGCGGTCCGGAATGGTCGAACAGCCGTCCGACAAAGGGTGCGGTGAGGCCGCTCGCGAGCCAGGTGAGGGAATAGACCGAGACGATCTGCGCGCGGTCCCAGCCGAAACTCTCCGAGATCGGTTTCAGGAACACTGTAAAGCTGTCGCCGAGCCCGCGGCCGAGCACAGCCAGTGTGAAGCAGAGCGCGAGCACGGTGAGCGCGATGCGAACAGCGTCCCGCTGATCGCTCGCAACGTTTTCCCTGGGCGTGTTCTGGTCCATTGCCAATCAGGGAGCGCGCATCGGCGCGCCCTGACAAGCATCAAAAGCTCATAAGCCTATGCAGGCCGGATGAGGACGTGCTTCTTCTTGCCGAAGGAGAGCTTGATCACGCCCTCGGGCGTCAGATTGCCCGCCGACAACACCATCTTCTCGTCGGTGACGGCCTCGTCGTTGACGCGCAGGCCGCCGCCCTTGATCTGGCGCCGGGCTTCGCCATTGGAGGCGACGAGCCCCGCCTTGACGAAGGCGTTGAGCACGCCGAGGCCGGCATCCAGCTCGCCGCGCGGAATTTCCACGGTCGGCAGGCTCTCGGCCAGCGCGCCTTCCTCGAAGGTACGGCGCGCGGTCTCGGCGGCCTCGTTGGCGGCGTCGCGGCCGTGCAAGAGCGCGGTCGCCTCGGTGGCAAGCACCTTCTTGGCCTCGTTGATCTCGGAGCCGCCAAGCGCCTCGAGCTTCTTGATTTCGCTCATCGGCAGCGTCGTGAACAGCTTCAGGAATTTGCCGACGTCGGCGTCCTCGGTGTTGCGCCAGTACTGCCAGAAGTCATAGGGCGAGAACTGGTCGGCGTTGAGCCAGACCGCGCCCTGCGCCGTCTTGCCCATCTTGGCGCCGGAGGCCGTGGTCAAGAGCGGCGTCGTCAACGCGAACAGTTGATGCGTCCCCATGCGGCGGCCGAGGTCGACCCCCATGATGATGTTGCCCCATTGGTCCGAGCCTCCCATCTGCAATTTGCAGCCGGTGCGCTTGGCGAGCTCGACGAAGTCGTAGGCCTGGCAGACCATGTAGTTGAACTCGATGAAGCTCATCTCCTGCTCGCGCTCGAGGCGCAGCCGCACGGAGTCCATGGTCAGCATGCGGTTGACCGAGAAGTGACGACCGACGTCGCGCAGCATCTCGATCCAGTTCAGCCTGGTCAGCCATTCGGCATTGTCGAGCATGACGGCATCGCTCTTGCCCTCGCCGTAGCGCAGCACCTTTGCGAACACGCCGCGGATCGATTCCTTGTTGGCCTCGATCTCGGCGACGGTGCGCATCGCGCGCGTCTCGTCCTTGCCGGAGGGATCGCCGACCATGGTGGTGCCGCCGCCCATCAGCGTGATCGGCTTGTTGCCGGACTCTTGGAGCCAGTGCAGCATCATCATGGTCAGATAGTTGCCGATATGCAGCGAGCGGGCGGTGCAATCGTAGCCGACATAGGCGGTCGCCTCGCCCTTGGCGGCGAGTGCGTCCAGCCCCTCGAAATCGGAGCACTGGTGGATGAATCCACGTTCCTGCAGGGTATTGAGGAAATCCGATTTAAATGCAGTCATCTGTCGGCGTGCCTGACAATTCTTGGTTTACCGTTTTGGGGGCAATTTAAGGGTCTTCCGATGGGAACTCGATTGCCGCCCGCCACTTTGGCCTGTGGCATTATAAGATGTGTCCCTCTGGCACAAGATCGGCATGCCGGAGCGGGTTTTGAGGACGCTGATCCATGATGTTGACGGCACTCGGTTTGATGAGCGGCACCTCGCTGGACGGGGTGGATGTCGCGCTGATCGAAACCGACGGAAAGCAGGTGAAGGCGTTCGGGCCGACCGGCTACCGCCCCTATAGCCCGGCCGAGCGCAGTTTGCTGCGCCAGGCGCTGAGCGAGGCCGTGCACCTGCCGCAGCGCGATGCCCGGCCGGGGATCCTGGTCGAGGCCGAACGCGCGGTGACGCAGGCGCATGCCGAGGCGGTCGCCGCCTTCGTCGCCCACAACCGGATGAAGCCGGAGGACATCGACATCGTCGGCTTCCACGGCCAGACCGTGCTGCACCGCCCCGAGCGGCGGCTGACGGTCCAGATCGGCGATGCGCCGGCGCTGGCAAAGGCGATCCATATCCCCGTGATGCATGATTTCCGCGCCGCCGACGTCGAGGCCGGCGGGCAGGGCGCGCCGTTCGTGCCGGTCTACCACCGGGCGCTTGCCAACTCGCTGGAGCGCGAGGGACCGATCGTCGTGGTCAATATCGGCGGCGTCTCCAACATCACCTATATCGACGGCAACGACACGCTGATCGCCTGCGATACCGGCCCCGGCAACGCGCTGCTCGACGATTTCATGTACCGCACCATGAACCAGGCGTTCGATGCGGAAGGAAAGTTCGCCGCGCTCGGCAAGGCCGACGAGGCCTGGATCGCGCGGGCGCTGGAGCTGCCGTTCTTCGCAAGCCCACCGCCGAAATCGCTCGACCGCAATGACTTCGCCGCCTTGAGGCTTGGCGATGTCCAGCCGGCCGACGGCGCCGCGACATTGACCGCCTTCACCGCGGCCGCGGTCGCCCGCGTCATCCCGCTGCTGCCGCGGCGGCCCCGAAGCTGGATCGTCTGCGGGGGCGGCGCCCGCAACCTCACCATGCTGCGGATGCTGCGGGAGCGGGTGGGCTCGGCGACGGTCGAGGCCGCCGAGACGCTCGGCTGGGCCTCCGACGCCATCGAGGCACAGGCCTTCGGCTTCCTTGCTGCCCGCGGCCTGAAGGGCCTGCCGCTGTCCTATCCGTCCACCACGGGCGTGCCGATGCCGATGACGGGCGGGGTGATGGCGCGGCCCTGACGTCCAGGCCGGTGAGCAAATGCGGTTGATGCAGATGCATCGATCTTGACATGTTCATGCACCTGCATCTATCTTGGATGCAGTTGCATCAACCCGCCGGGATCATGGCCATGACCGCTCCACTCAAACTGATCAGCCACAAGCTTTGCCCCTATGTGCAGCGCGCGGTGATCGCGCTCAAGGAGAAGGGCGTGCCGTTCGAGCGGGTCGATATCGATCTCGCCAACAAGCCCGACTGGTTCTTGAAACTGTCGCCGCTCGGCAAAGTGCCGGTGCTGGTGGTGACGACTGACAAGGGCGAGGTCGCGCTGTTCGAGAGCAACGTGATCTGCGAGTACATCGAGGAGACGCAGGGCGGCGCGAGGCTGCATCCGGCGGATGCGCTCGAACGTGCCGAGCACCGCGCCTGGATGGAGGTCGGCTCGGCGATCCTTGGCGATCTCTGGGGGCTGGAGACCACGACGGATCCGGCAACGTTCGAAAGCAAGCGTCAGGCGCTCGTCGCGAAATTCGCGCGCGTGGAAGCCGCGCTTGGGGCAGGGCCCTATTTCGCAGGCGAGGCCTTCAGCGTGGTCGACGCGGTGTTCGCGCCGATCTTCCGCTATTTCGATCTATTCGACGAACTGACCGAGCACGGCATCTTCCGCGATGTGCCGAAGGCGCGGGCGTGGCGAGCCGAACTTGCAAAACGGCCGAGTGTGCGCGAAGCGGTCGGCGCGGACTATCCGCAATTGCTGCGTGCCTTCCTCGTCCGCCACGACGCGCATCTGCTCAAGCTTGCGGCCTGAAGGCACGCCGATGTCGTCATCCGTGGCCTGGATCATGCTCGTGATCGCCGGCGCGCTCGACGTCGGCTGGGCAATCTCGATGAAATATGCGGAGGGCTACACGCGCGTGGGCTGGAGCATCGCTTCGCTTGTGCTGCTCGCCGCTTTCGTCTTCCTGCTCGGACGCGCCCTGAAGGTGCTCGAGGTCGGCGTCGCCTATTCGGTGTGGACCGGCATTGGGGCTGCCGGCACCTTCATGATGGGCGTGGTGCTGTTCGGCGAGACCTTGAGCGCGATGAAGCTTGCGGGCATCGCGCTCGTCTTGACGGGGATCGTCGCGCTCAAACTCGCTTAGCGCACGTTGGCCAGACGCATGTCGAGATAGGCCGTAATGGTTTCCATCAGCGGCTCGAGCTTGGCGTCGAAGAAGTGGTTGGCGCCGGGGATGACCTGCTGGTCGATCACGATGCCCTTCTGCGTCTTCAGCTTCTCGACCAGCGTGTTGACGTCCTTCGGCGGCACAACCGCGTCCTTCTCGCCATGCACGATCAGGCCCGACGAGGGGCAGGGCGCGAGGAACGAGAAGTCGTAGAGGTTGGCGGGCGGTGCGATCGAGATGAAGCCCTCGACCTCGGGACGGCGCATCAAAAGCTGCATGCCGATCCAGGCGCCGAAGGAGAAGCCGGCGACCCAGCAGGCGCGCGCTTCGGGATTGATGGTCTGCGCCCAGTCGAGCGCTGCCGCCGCATCCGACAATTCGCCGGTGCCGTGGTCGAACGAGCCTTGGCTGCGGCCGACGCCGCGGAAATTGAAGCGCAGCACCGAGAAGCCACGATGCGCGAAGGCGTAGTAGCACTGGTACACGATCTGATGATTCATCGTGCCGTGGAACTGCGGATGCGGATGCAGGATCATCGCGATCGGCGCGTTCTTCTGCTTGGCCGGGTGATAGCGGCCTTCGAGACGGCCGGCGGGGCCAGTGAAAATAACTTCAGGCATGGATGATCTCTGGATTGATTTGCTGGAGAGCTGGTCCTTGGCAATCAATCGATTGTGGCCCCATCGGCAGCGATGCCGACGAAAGCGCGAATGAAGGGTGAGAAGGCGTGCGCCTCGCGGTGATGCGCAAACGGCGCGCGGTGACTTGACGGCCGGGTTCTAACATAAGCAGCGGGGCAAAAAGCAAGCATCTTCGACATCTGCCAATGCGCTCAAGAACTTAGCTGGTCATCCCGGCGTCACGCTAGCAGAGGCCGGGATCGAGCAAGCTCGCATTTTGGCAGCAACTGATTGGAATCATGATTGTTTATCGCTCGTCGGACGATCCGGTCAGTGATTCACGCCGGCGCGTTGCGGTCTCCGAGCGAGGCGACCGCGGGCCGGTAGCGGCGGCTGCCGCCGAGTGTCTTGCCGGTGTCGAATCTGAGCTCGAAGTCCCCTGACGGTTTGAAGTCCACGCCACTCACCCGGTCGAGATTGGCCAGCCTCGTCCGGTGAACGCGCACGATGGCGAAACGGGCGAGCTCGCTTTCGGTTGCGGCAAGCGTGCCCCGGATCAGGTGCTGGGTGCCGTCGGCGAGGCTGTATTCGATGTAATTGCCGGCAGAAGTGACCCACAGGATGTCGCGCGGTGCGACGCGAACGCGGCTGGTGCCGTCCCGGAGCCAGATCAAATCGGGGGATGGTTGCTCCGGCGGAGCGGCCGGCATCGACAGGGCCGTGCGTGCGGCTTTGCGCAGCTCGCGACGGCTTTCGATCAGCCAGAGTGTTGCACCAATCAGCAATGCGGTCACCGCATCCTTGCGGAACTCGTACAGGACCGTCGCCTGCGAGAAACGGAAGTCGTAGGCGCTTCCCGCGAGCCAGAGCATGAGTTTCCGCAGTCCCACCATGCCGGCGATGTGGAGGGCCGAGAAGCCGAGCAGGGCGGCCACGCCGAGCCCGATCCGCGCCGTCAGGCCCATCGTCCGGCGCATGCGCTGGACGGACAGCATCAGGATCGGCACCAGCAGCAGGATGACGATGATGCTCGTCAGCTCCCAGAACAGCCGCCGGCCGATATCGCTGCTGTCGCCGCGCCAGGCTGCGTCCTGCGCGCCGGAGAGCGCATTGACGATGCCGATGGCGAGCGCAACGGCTGCAAGCGCACAAAACGTCGTCCAGTCGCCGCGATTGATCCCGCCGAGCCAACCGTTCGTCCCTGAAGACGACGCTTCATCCCCTCGCGCCCGGTTCTGATCCCAAACCGTCTCGACGCGCTCCGTTTCGGGAGCATTTTGGCCGTCAGCCATTGATGTCAGCCCTGGCCCGAAAACCGCTTTTGTCGTCCCGTCAAGGAGCAGAGAACCATGTCAACACCGCAGCAAGCATCAAGTCCGGAACGACGCATCGATCTGGATTGGGTGCGGATTTTAGCCTTCGGGCTGCTGATCTTCTACCACGTCGGTATGCTCTACGTGTCCTGGGGATTTCACATCAAGAGCGAGCACCGGCTGGCCTGGCTCGAGCCAGTGATGCTGGTGCTCAACCCCTGGCGGCTGTCGCTGCTGTTCCTGGTCTCCGGGGTCGCCAGCCGCTTCATGCTGGGAAAATACCGGCTCGCCGCCTTCGCCCGCGCGCGGTCGGCGCGGCTGCTGATCCCGCTGATCTTTGGCATGCTCGTGATCGTGCCGCCGCAGTCGTACCTCCAGATCGTCGAGAGCCTCGGCTATCCCCAAACCTCTCATCTTCAAGGCTTCGCTGACTTTTACGTCCGGCACTACCTGGCGTTCAGCGCGCAGTTCTGCCCGACCCCCTGCATCGTGCAGCCGACCTGGAACCATCTCTGGTTCGTGGTCTATCTCTGGGTCTACACCATGGCCCTGGCTGCCGTGCTGTCGCTGTGGCCGGCCGCTGCGGACCGGATCGGTGAAAGGTTGACGCTGGTGCTCGCCGGACCATGGCTGCTGGTGTGGCCGTGCCTGCTGTTTGCGGTCTGGCGGCTGTTCCTGTCGCCGATCTTCCCGTCGACGCATGCGCTGTTCGGCGACTGGTACAATCACGCGGACTATGCGACCGCGTTCCTGATCGGCTTCCTGCTCGCGCGCCAGGGCGGCATCTGGCGCGACATCGAACGGCAAAGGTGGTTGTCCCTGATGCTTGCGGTCGCTTGCTTCACAGCCTTCATCCTCATCTACGCCGGCTTGGTCCCGCGGTCGCCGATGCTGCGATGGTTCGCCGGTGCGGTCTATGGCTGCTATCAATGGATCGCGATGGTCGCGGTGCTCGGCTTTGCGCGCCGCCATTTGACGGCCGATGGCCCGGTGCGCCGCTATCTGACCGATGCGATCTTTCCCTATTACATCGTGCATCAGACCGCGATCATCGTGATCGCGCATGCGCTGCGGGGCAGCGGACTGTCAGCCGGAAGCGAGGCCGCCATCGTAATATCGGGCACCGCGCTCACTTGTCTGGTCAGCTACGAGATCGCGCGGCGGATCGCCTGGCTGCGGCCGCTGTTCGGGCTGCGGATGGAGCCCCGTTCATCGGCCGGGATGGCGCAGCAGCAGCCGGCCTAACGTGCGGCGGCGCCCGATTGGCGCGATGGCAAAAGGTGCTAAGAGGGCGTCATGCCCGATCGCGTCTATCTCGACTGGAATGCGACCACACCGCTGCGCCCTGAGGCGCGCGCGGCGATGCTGGCCGCGTACGAGCTGATCGGCAATCCGTCCTCGGTTCATGCCGAGGGGCGGGAGGCGCGACGCCTGGTCGAGGACGCCCGCGCCACGCTCGCCGCGGCGGTGGGTGCGCTGCCGCGGAACGTGGTCTTCACCTCGGCTGGAACCGAGGCCAATGCGTTGGCGCTGTCGCCTGGCCTGAAAGGCCCGTCGGGTGGTCCGGTCCAGCGGCTGCTGGTCTCGGCCGTCGAGCATGCCTCGGTGCTGGCAGGCGGCCGGTTCCCGGCGGACATGATCGGTCGGGTCCGCGTCACGCGCTCCGGTGTGATCGACCTCGATCATCTCAAGGCTCTGCTCAGCGACGGCCGGCCGGCCCTGGTCTCCGTCATGGTCGCCAATAACGAGACCGGGGCACTTCAGCCGGTCGCCGAGGCGGCCGGCATTGTTCACGAGGCCGGCGGCCTTCTGCATGTCGACGCGATCCAGGCGTTTGGCAAAATTGCGTTCAATATTAACGCGGTAGGCGCGGACCTTGCGACCTTTTCTGGGCACAAGATCGGCGGCCCCAAGGGGATCGGCGCCCTCGTGGTGGCGGAGGGGATTGCCGGACTGGAGCCGGTGTTGCGGGGTGGCGGGCAGGAGCTGAATCGCCGAGCTGGAACCGAGAATGTCGCCGGCATCGCCGGTTTTGGCGCGGCGGTGAGGGTTGCCCTTCAGGCTCTGCCGGAGGATGCGGAGCGGATGGCAACCCTCAGGGATCGCTTGGAAAATGGCATTCGCGCCATTGCCGGGGCGACCGTCTTTGCAGACGATGTGAGGAGGTTGCCAAATACCACTCTCTTCACGGCGCCTGGTCTGAAGGCCGAGACCGCGGTGATCGGCTTCGATCTCGAAGGCGTGGCCGTGTCCTCCGGCTCGGCCTGTTCCTCAGGCAAGGTCCAGCCGTCCCATGTGCTGTCGGCGATGGGGTATGATGCCGCCGTCGCTCAGGGAGCGGTGCGTCTCAGTCTGGGCTGGTCCACGGAACCAGATGATATCAATAGGGCGTTAGAGGCTTGGCGAAAGCTCGGTAATACCCTACTTAGAGGCTAAGCGACGAAACACGGCTTGAACCGTTCTAAGCCGTGCTTTCCGCCAAGAAACATCGTAATACTCGTCCGAGTTTGATCCACCGCGGTCCTTGAAACCGCGAGCGGAGGATAGAATGCCAGCCGTGCAAGAGACGGTCGAGCGCGTGAAGCGCATCGACGTCGATCAGTATCGTTATGGGTTTGAGACCCTGATCGAGTCCGACAAGGCCCCCAAAGGGCTGTCGGAAGAGACCGTCAAGTTCATTTCCGAGAAGAAAAACGAACCCGCCTGGATGCTCCAGTGGCGGCTCGAGGCCTATCGCCGCTGGCTGACCATGACCGAGCCGACCTGGGCGCGCGTCGACTATCCCAAGATCGACTTCCAGGACCTCTATTATTACGCGGCGCCGAAGCCGAAGAAGACGGTCACCTCGCTGGACGAGATCGATCCGGAGATCCTCAAGACCTACGAGAAGCTCGGCATTCCCCTGCGGGAAGTCGCCATGCTCGAAGGCGTCGAGCCCAAGCCCGGCGAGGAAGACCCGGCCCGCCGCAAGATCGCGGTCGACGCTGTCTTCGATTCGGTCTCGGTTGCGACCACGTTCAAGGCGGAGCTGAAGAAGGCCGGCGTGATCTTCATGCCGATCTCGGAAGCCATTCGCGAGCATCCCGAGCTGGTGCAGAAATATCTCGGCTCCGTGGTTCCAACCTCGGACAATTTCTACGCGACGCTGAACTCGGCGGTGTTCTCGGACGGCTCGTTCGTCTACGTGCCGCCGGGCGTGCGCTGCCCGATGGAGCTGTCGACCTATTTCCGCATCAACGAGCGCAACACC is from Bradyrhizobium xenonodulans and encodes:
- a CDS encoding acyltransferase family protein: MSTPQQASSPERRIDLDWVRILAFGLLIFYHVGMLYVSWGFHIKSEHRLAWLEPVMLVLNPWRLSLLFLVSGVASRFMLGKYRLAAFARARSARLLIPLIFGMLVIVPPQSYLQIVESLGYPQTSHLQGFADFYVRHYLAFSAQFCPTPCIVQPTWNHLWFVVYLWVYTMALAAVLSLWPAAADRIGERLTLVLAGPWLLVWPCLLFAVWRLFLSPIFPSTHALFGDWYNHADYATAFLIGFLLARQGGIWRDIERQRWLSLMLAVACFTAFILIYAGLVPRSPMLRWFAGAVYGCYQWIAMVAVLGFARRHLTADGPVRRYLTDAIFPYYIVHQTAIIVIAHALRGSGLSAGSEAAIVISGTALTCLVSYEIARRIAWLRPLFGLRMEPRSSAGMAQQQPA
- a CDS encoding LytTR family DNA-binding domain-containing protein; its protein translation is MADGQNAPETERVETVWDQNRARGDEASSSGTNGWLGGINRGDWTTFCALAAVALAIGIVNALSGAQDAAWRGDSSDIGRRLFWELTSIIVILLLVPILMLSVQRMRRTMGLTARIGLGVAALLGFSALHIAGMVGLRKLMLWLAGSAYDFRFSQATVLYEFRKDAVTALLIGATLWLIESRRELRKAARTALSMPAAPPEQPSPDLIWLRDGTSRVRVAPRDILWVTSAGNYIEYSLADGTQHLIRGTLAATESELARFAIVRVHRTRLANLDRVSGVDFKPSGDFELRFDTGKTLGGSRRYRPAVASLGDRNAPA
- a CDS encoding alpha/beta hydrolase, with translation MPEVIFTGPAGRLEGRYHPAKQKNAPIAMILHPHPQFHGTMNHQIVYQCYYAFAHRGFSVLRFNFRGVGRSQGSFDHGTGELSDAAAALDWAQTINPEARACWVAGFSFGAWIGMQLLMRRPEVEGFISIAPPANLYDFSFLAPCPSSGLIVHGEKDAVVPPKDVNTLVEKLKTQKGIVIDQQVIPGANHFFDAKLEPLMETITAYLDMRLANVR
- a CDS encoding MFS transporter, which codes for MDQNTPRENVASDQRDAVRIALTVLALCFTLAVLGRGLGDSFTVFLKPISESFGWDRAQIVSVYSLTWLASGLTAPFVGRLFDHSGPRVVYAFGLLLLGAAFLIAAHAQHLWQFQLSIGLCVGIGVAFIGIVPNSILLGRWFGPRLPTAMSVVYSAMGGGVLALLPASQLLIDRIGWRDTYQLFGFVALGLLIPLMLLPWRLFAAGSPHVVKKTDPDFVDNGWTLLRAMRHHAFWALFSTFFFTAVGMYAIAAQIVAYLIDAGFPPLQAATAWGFSGIVLVFGMLGVSALDGLIGRRPSVLLSYAISIVGIILLWLLQYSPSILLLAGFVVCFGSMMGSRGPLISATAMRIFQGKRVGTIYGTISIGSGLGSAFGSWSGGLIHDATHGYNALLAFALASVVLGMIPFLIVPALRR
- a CDS encoding glutathione S-transferase family protein, translating into MTAPLKLISHKLCPYVQRAVIALKEKGVPFERVDIDLANKPDWFLKLSPLGKVPVLVVTTDKGEVALFESNVICEYIEETQGGARLHPADALERAEHRAWMEVGSAILGDLWGLETTTDPATFESKRQALVAKFARVEAALGAGPYFAGEAFSVVDAVFAPIFRYFDLFDELTEHGIFRDVPKARAWRAELAKRPSVREAVGADYPQLLRAFLVRHDAHLLKLAA
- a CDS encoding DoxX family protein, with translation MNFPYLTRFQPVLLSLFRFITGLLLFQYGIAKLFKFPVLPYFANIPPLIYAAGTLELVLGALLMIGLFTRLAAFILSGEMAFAYFMGHMLKGETPVFLPLLNGGTAAILFCFACLYLATAGGGSVSADAAMGKD
- the tyrS gene encoding tyrosine--tRNA ligase — protein: MTAFKSDFLNTLQERGFIHQCSDFEGLDALAAKGEATAYVGYDCTARSLHIGNYLTMMMLHWLQESGNKPITLMGGGTTMVGDPSGKDETRAMRTVAEIEANKESIRGVFAKVLRYGEGKSDAVMLDNAEWLTRLNWIEMLRDVGRHFSVNRMLTMDSVRLRLEREQEMSFIEFNYMVCQAYDFVELAKRTGCKLQMGGSDQWGNIIMGVDLGRRMGTHQLFALTTPLLTTASGAKMGKTAQGAVWLNADQFSPYDFWQYWRNTEDADVGKFLKLFTTLPMSEIKKLEALGGSEINEAKKVLATEATALLHGRDAANEAAETARRTFEEGALAESLPTVEIPRGELDAGLGVLNAFVKAGLVASNGEARRQIKGGGLRVNDEAVTDEKMVLSAGNLTPEGVIKLSFGKKKHVLIRPA
- a CDS encoding cysteine desulfurase family protein, giving the protein MPDRVYLDWNATTPLRPEARAAMLAAYELIGNPSSVHAEGREARRLVEDARATLAAAVGALPRNVVFTSAGTEANALALSPGLKGPSGGPVQRLLVSAVEHASVLAGGRFPADMIGRVRVTRSGVIDLDHLKALLSDGRPALVSVMVANNETGALQPVAEAAGIVHEAGGLLHVDAIQAFGKIAFNINAVGADLATFSGHKIGGPKGIGALVVAEGIAGLEPVLRGGGQELNRRAGTENVAGIAGFGAAVRVALQALPEDAERMATLRDRLENGIRAIAGATVFADDVRRLPNTTLFTAPGLKAETAVIGFDLEGVAVSSGSACSSGKVQPSHVLSAMGYDAAVAQGAVRLSLGWSTEPDDINRALEAWRKLGNTLLRG
- a CDS encoding DMT family transporter, with translation MSSSVAWIMLVIAGALDVGWAISMKYAEGYTRVGWSIASLVLLAAFVFLLGRALKVLEVGVAYSVWTGIGAAGTFMMGVVLFGETLSAMKLAGIALVLTGIVALKLA
- a CDS encoding anhydro-N-acetylmuramic acid kinase, with the translated sequence MMLTALGLMSGTSLDGVDVALIETDGKQVKAFGPTGYRPYSPAERSLLRQALSEAVHLPQRDARPGILVEAERAVTQAHAEAVAAFVAHNRMKPEDIDIVGFHGQTVLHRPERRLTVQIGDAPALAKAIHIPVMHDFRAADVEAGGQGAPFVPVYHRALANSLEREGPIVVVNIGGVSNITYIDGNDTLIACDTGPGNALLDDFMYRTMNQAFDAEGKFAALGKADEAWIARALELPFFASPPPKSLDRNDFAALRLGDVQPADGAATLTAFTAAAVARVIPLLPRRPRSWIVCGGGARNLTMLRMLRERVGSATVEAAETLGWASDAIEAQAFGFLAARGLKGLPLSYPSTTGVPMPMTGGVMARP